The following are from one region of the Haloactinomyces albus genome:
- a CDS encoding bifunctional FO biosynthesis protein CofGH, whose product MSVDLEVPPPEPPPDPPPESAPSASAMRRALRRAGDGVTLNATEAAVLLHARGDDLDALLGAASRARDAHLTAEGRADVVTYSRKVFIPLTRLCRDRCHYCTFATVPHKVEAPFLEQDEVLAIARQGAEAGCKEALFTLGDRPEDRWSQAAEWLAARGYSSTLDYVRACAIAVLEETGLLPHLNPGVLDWQELTRLKPVAPSMGMMLETTSERLWSQPGNPHYASPDKEPAVRLRVLADAGRVAVPFTSGILIGIGETTTERAESLLALRSSARQYGHLQEVIVQNFRAKPDTAMRGMPDADLDDLAATIAVARLLMPSGVSVQAPPNLVGAEHRLMLRAGIDDWGGVSPVTPDHVNPEKPWPAIDDLAEQTAAGGFELRERLSAYPRYVRAGLAGNSTQWLDTRVANHVAELSAVDGLARPDAELVGRPWQEPDGGFESIGRTDLNSSIDTVGRSEDRRGDFDTVYGDWDELRQQLPSTRAPERLDSDVREGLRLAAEDPAALLDENNTDVAMALLTCDGPAMDSLARLADELRREVVGGDITYVVNRNINFSNICYVGCRFCAFAQRERDADAFRLSPDDVADRAEEAWRAGATEVCMQGGIDPRLPTSGYADLVRAVKTRVPEMHVHAFSPMEVVSAAAKAGVSIRDWLTELCEAGLDSIPGTAAEILDDDVRWVLTKGKLPASEWIEVITTAHRLGIPSSSTMMYGHVDTPEHWLGHLRTLAGVQDTAAENGVGGFTEFVPLPFVHRNAPIYLAGLARPGPTRRDNRAVHAMARLALHGRIDNVQCSWVKLGDEGTSEVLTGGANDLGGTLMEETISRMAGSEHGSERTIEQLHTIAARVDRRARQRGTTYGAAPVSHLGLTEVSG is encoded by the coding sequence GTGTCGGTTGATCTCGAAGTGCCCCCGCCAGAACCCCCACCGGATCCCCCGCCGGAGTCCGCCCCGAGTGCTTCGGCGATGCGTCGAGCGCTGCGCAGGGCCGGCGACGGTGTCACGTTGAATGCCACCGAGGCCGCAGTGCTGCTGCACGCTCGCGGTGACGATCTGGATGCCCTGCTCGGGGCCGCGTCCCGGGCCCGCGATGCGCATCTGACCGCCGAGGGCCGAGCGGATGTGGTCACCTACAGCCGCAAGGTGTTCATTCCACTGACCCGGTTGTGCCGCGACCGGTGTCACTACTGCACGTTCGCGACGGTGCCGCACAAGGTCGAGGCGCCGTTCTTGGAGCAGGACGAGGTGCTGGCCATCGCACGGCAGGGCGCCGAGGCGGGCTGCAAGGAGGCCCTGTTCACCCTCGGCGACCGGCCCGAGGACCGCTGGTCGCAGGCGGCGGAGTGGTTGGCCGCGCGTGGCTACTCCTCCACGCTGGACTACGTGCGTGCCTGCGCGATCGCAGTGCTGGAGGAGACCGGGCTGCTGCCGCATCTGAATCCGGGAGTGCTCGACTGGCAGGAGTTGACCCGGTTGAAGCCGGTCGCGCCGAGCATGGGAATGATGCTGGAGACGACCTCGGAGCGGCTGTGGAGCCAACCGGGCAATCCGCACTACGCCAGTCCGGACAAGGAGCCCGCCGTGCGGTTGCGGGTGCTGGCCGATGCGGGGCGGGTCGCGGTGCCGTTCACCAGTGGCATCCTCATCGGCATCGGCGAGACCACCACCGAGCGTGCCGAGTCGCTGCTGGCACTGCGCAGCAGCGCACGCCAGTACGGGCACCTTCAGGAAGTCATCGTGCAGAACTTCCGTGCCAAGCCGGACACGGCGATGCGCGGGATGCCCGATGCCGATCTGGATGATCTGGCCGCCACGATCGCGGTGGCGCGGTTGCTGATGCCGTCGGGGGTGAGCGTGCAGGCACCGCCGAACCTCGTCGGTGCCGAGCACCGCCTGATGCTGCGGGCGGGTATCGACGACTGGGGTGGGGTGTCGCCGGTGACGCCGGATCACGTCAACCCGGAAAAGCCGTGGCCTGCCATCGACGATCTCGCCGAGCAGACCGCGGCGGGCGGTTTCGAACTGCGCGAACGCCTGAGCGCCTACCCGCGCTATGTGCGTGCGGGGCTGGCAGGCAACAGCACACAGTGGTTGGACACGCGGGTGGCCAACCACGTGGCGGAACTGTCCGCGGTGGACGGGCTTGCCCGGCCGGACGCGGAGCTGGTCGGACGTCCGTGGCAAGAGCCCGACGGCGGCTTCGAGTCGATCGGACGTACCGACCTGAACAGCAGCATCGACACCGTCGGACGCAGCGAGGACCGTCGCGGTGACTTCGACACCGTCTACGGCGACTGGGACGAGCTGCGGCAGCAGTTGCCCAGCACGCGGGCACCGGAACGACTCGATTCCGATGTGCGCGAGGGTCTGCGCCTCGCTGCCGAGGATCCGGCCGCGCTGCTCGACGAGAACAACACCGACGTGGCGATGGCCCTGCTGACCTGTGACGGTCCGGCGATGGACTCGTTGGCGAGGCTGGCCGACGAGTTGCGCCGCGAGGTGGTCGGTGGCGACATCACCTATGTTGTCAACCGCAACATCAATTTCTCCAACATCTGCTACGTCGGATGCCGGTTCTGCGCCTTCGCCCAGCGTGAGCGCGACGCCGACGCCTTCCGTCTCTCGCCCGACGATGTGGCGGACCGGGCCGAGGAGGCTTGGCGGGCCGGGGCGACCGAGGTGTGCATGCAAGGCGGCATCGACCCCCGCCTGCCGACCTCCGGCTACGCCGATCTGGTTCGCGCGGTCAAGACCAGGGTGCCCGAGATGCACGTGCACGCATTCAGCCCGATGGAGGTCGTCAGTGCCGCGGCCAAGGCGGGAGTGAGTATCCGGGACTGGCTGACCGAGCTGTGCGAGGCCGGTCTGGACAGTATTCCCGGCACGGCCGCCGAGATCCTCGACGACGATGTCCGCTGGGTGCTGACCAAGGGCAAGTTGCCCGCCTCGGAGTGGATCGAGGTCATCACCACCGCGCACCGGCTGGGCATTCCCTCCTCGTCGACGATGATGTACGGGCACGTCGACACCCCCGAGCACTGGCTCGGGCACCTGCGCACTCTTGCGGGCGTGCAGGACACCGCCGCCGAGAACGGAGTCGGTGGGTTCACCGAGTTCGTCCCGCTGCCGTTCGTCCACCGCAACGCGCCGATCTACCTCGCAGGTCTCGCTCGGCCCGGACCGACCCGTCGCGACAACCGTGCGGTGCATGCGATGGCCCGTCTGGCACTGCACGGACGCATCGACAACGTGCAGTGCTCCTGGGTCAAGCTCGGCGACGAGGGCACCTCCGAGGTACTCACCGGCGGTGCCAACGATCTCGGCGGCACGCTGATGGAGGAAACGATCAGCCGCATGGCCGGCTCCGAGCACGGATCCGAACGCACCATCGAGCAGTTGCACACCATCGCCGCCCGCGTCGACCGCCGCGCCCGCCAGCGCGGTACCACCTACGGAGCCGCACCGGTCAGCCACCTCGGCCTCACGGAGGTATCGGGATAG